A genomic window from Terrisporobacter glycolicus ATCC 14880 = DSM 1288 includes:
- a CDS encoding DUF3298 and DUF4163 domain-containing protein encodes MNNTQVNNACLFNTLYIQYVEDIGQNEYFYYDLKYPVIYNVKNGYFQVNEDILKNLNETIRSSVYTFKEGVFEEEQQINAANPDGSKAKINYKVYSNYDITFNKNHVISLTLHLTAMDNANLQYNELYSYNIDLLTGNQILLKDIFRPGVDYLKLVSDFINFKISENPNYYYPNIVVDIPEAQSFYLTDQGIVIYFGLDEVSPAANGIQKFLMEFTNFESYINPRFYCNAKNMNYNRKNRRPQHNRMHY; translated from the coding sequence ATGAATAACACCCAAGTTAATAATGCATGTCTTTTTAATACTTTATATATTCAGTATGTTGAAGACATAGGACAAAATGAGTATTTTTATTATGACTTGAAATATCCTGTCATTTATAATGTTAAAAATGGTTATTTTCAAGTAAATGAAGATATCTTAAAAAACCTAAATGAAACCATAAGATCTTCGGTTTATACATTTAAAGAGGGGGTTTTTGAAGAAGAACAGCAAATTAATGCAGCTAATCCTGATGGTAGTAAAGCAAAAATAAATTATAAAGTTTATTCTAATTATGACATTACATTTAATAAAAATCATGTGATTAGCTTAACTTTACATCTAACAGCTATGGATAATGCTAATCTACAGTATAATGAATTATATAGCTATAACATAGATTTATTAACAGGAAACCAAATTTTACTTAAAGACATTTTTAGACCTGGTGTGGATTATTTAAAACTTGTTTCTGATTTTATAAATTTTAAAATTAGTGAAAATCCAAATTATTATTATCCAAATATTGTTGTAGACATTCCAGAAGCTCAATCTTTCTATTTAACAGACCAAGGTATAGTAATTTACTTTGGTTTAGATGAAGTATCTCCTGCAGCAAACGGCATACAAAAGTTTTTAATGGAATTTACAAATTTTGAATCATATATAAATCCTCGTTTCTACTGCAATGCAAAAAATATGAATTATAATAGAAAAAATAGGAGACCACAGCATAATAGAATGCATTATTAA